AAAATATTTGATAAAGAACTGAAAACGTCAGTTATGAATGCATTATAAACTTGTCCAAAGGGCAGTCCATCTTATAAGATGGGCTGCCTAAAGTTTTTTTTCCAAATGGAGTAACTGTTTTTTCATTTCTAATCCGCCACGATAACCTGTTAACTTTCCATTTTTGCCAATTACACGGTGACAAGGTACAGAAATAAGTACCGGGTTAGCTCCAATAGCTGTCCCTACTGCCCGAACCGCGGAAGGTCGTTGAGCCAATTCCGCAATCTGAGTATATGTGTATGTCGCACCATACGGTATTTGATTCAATGTATGCCAGATCTTCTGCTGAAATTCAGTTCCCCGGATATCGACGGGAAACGTAAATGTTTCACGCTTACCCTGAAGGTATTCGCGAAATTCCGTCTTGCAGGGTTCTAGCATAGTAGTAGTCTTTTTTAATTCATCTTGTGGAAAATGGTACATAACCCAATTTTTTAATTCATCGAATGGACTATTCGGTGACCCCACATAACAAAGTCCTTTTGATGTTGCAGCAAGATAGAATTGCCAATTTTGATATTCGAATAATGACCAGCTAATTATTCCCTTACTTATCCTATTCATTAACTCCCTCCCCCTTTTGGAACCTTTTTCGGTATTCTGTGGGGGTAAAATTCATTTTTTCCTTAAACAAAGTAACAAAATAAGCAGCATTTGGCATACCCACTGCTAGTCCGACTTCCGCAACCGTTTTTTTGGTTGTAACTAAAAGCCGACTGGCCTGTTTCATTCGTACTTTTTGAATATATTCAAGCGGAGAAATACCTTGCACCCGTTTAAATAATCGCTGTAGATGGTATGGGCTGCCATGAGCATTATCCGCTAGAATATCCAAGTTAATCCGTTTTTGATAGTTTTGCTCAATCCACTCTGTAATTTGTTGAACCCAATCTTCATCCGGCAGATGCAGTCCATCGGGCTTACATCTTTTACAAGGTCGAAAATTTGCAGATAATGCGAGTCTAGCATTTTTAAAAACACGCACATTTTCCCTATTTGGCACTTTTGACTTGCAGGATGGACGGCAAAATATTCCGGTCGTTTTTACACCATAAAAGAAACTGTCATCATAGGAAGAATCGTTTTCCACTATGGCCTGCCAATATTCGTTGGAAATCTGTGATTCTCTCTGCATGTTCATCGCAATCACCTCTACAACTTAGTATACCTGGAACAATTGGAAATGTAAGGTTTTACGAACGTAAAAGCAAGATAACGAAATTATTAAATCAGATTTATGTGATAAAATGAAATTTCAATCTGTGGTTTATTACTGCCCGTTAACTGCGATAAAACATAGATATACCAAACTAAACAAATTAAGGAGAAAAACACATGAAGGACTTTGAGGACCATATCGGATTTATAAGGATTTTTGCACCTAAAGAATTTAGCTTTAGTGAAAACCTAAAGTATCTGTCAAGATCAACAAATGAATGTCTGTTTACCATTGCAGACAATAAAATATACAGAGCGCTGCCAATTGAAGACGTTACACCTTTAGTGGAAATTAGCGGGGAAACTGAAACTATAATACATGTACGCTTTTTTGGTAATACAACACCCGACCAGAAGGCAGTCAGGGAAAAGGTTGCAGAGTATATCCAGGAATGGTTTGATTTAAAGACTAATTTACTTCCTTTTTATGAACTGGCTGAAACAGATCCTTTGCTACATCAACCTGTCGACAATTTCTATGGCTTACGAGTTATCGGAATACCTGACCTCTTTGAAGCATTAGCGTGGGGAATTCTAGGTCAACAGATCAACCTTACATATGCCTATACCCTGAAGAGGCGGCTAGTTGAATATTTCGGAAGATATAAAGAATGGGATGGTGTGAGGTATTGGATATTTCCTGAGCCTGGGGTTATTGCAAAATTATCGGTAGAAGATTTATCCAATATGAGAATGACAGTGAAGAAAAGTGAATATTTAATTGATGTTGCAAACTTAATAACAAATAAGGAATTATCAAAAGAAAAATTAATGAAAATCAGGGACTTTAAAAAAGCTGAAAAAATACTTGTGAAAATTCGTGGGATCGGTCCCTGGACTGCCAATTACGTGTTAATGAGATGCCTGCATTATCCATCAGCATTTCCTATAGATGATGTTGGTTTGCACAACGCTATTAAACTCATCTTGGATTTAGAGAAAAAGCCCTCGAAGAAAGAAATTTTAAAGCTATCTTCTGCCTGGACGGGTTGGGAATCCTATGGAACATTTTATTTATGGCGTATGCTTTACTAGAAATATTCAGGGTTAACATTACCGACGCCATGTTAACCCTCAAAAATTATTTTTCCTTATCGTCGATTTCTTTTTCTTCCTGCTTCTCATGGAATTCATCCTCTGCTTGACCAGCAATATGGTCAAACGGAGTATAGGAATTATCAGGTCTTTCTTTTTTAACAAAGATTTTAAAAGCAATAATACACACCAAGACCACCATCACAAAAATAAAAATTGCCGATGAATATGGTAAGAGTTCCATTAGTTCACCTCAACTTATCTTCTGATTTTTGAAATCAGCCGCAGAATTTCAAGGTAAAGCCAGACCAGTGTCACCATTAACCCAAATGCTCCGTACCATTCCATGTATTTAGGTGCATGTCGGTTTGATCCTTTTTCAATGAAATCAAAATCAAGTACGAGGTTTAATGCTGCCACAATAACAATACCAACACTAATCAAAATGCCAATTGGTCCACTATTATGCAAATATAAAACATCTGACATGCCAAAGAAGAATCGCATAATAAAAGTTGCAAGATACGCGAGCATAATTGCACCGGTTGCACAAATTACACCCAACCTAAACTTCTTCGTAACTTTAACCAGTCTGGTTTTATATGCGAATAGCATCACAAGCATAACGCCGAATGTTAACACAGTTGCCTGTATAGTAATTCCGTGAAATTGCAATTCATACATTCCGGAAATTGCACCAATGACCAAGCCTTCCGCCAAAGCATATGGAATCGATGTAAATGGTGCAACTTTCGGGATAAAAATGGTAATTAACGCGAGAATGAACCCAGCAATCAATCCCAGGATCAGCATCCCCGTCACTACTGAATCATTACCACTGAAATACTGATTCCATGTATACGCTGCTGAAACGAAAAGTGCCAGGAATAGAACGAAAGTTCGATTGGCGGTTCCCTGAATAGTCATTGTTGATGTACCTTCATTTCTTACACGAAACGATTTATTGCTTAAAGCTGGATTTGCTGTTCTCATCAAAATCAACCCTCCTATCAAAAAGGCGCGGGTTAACGCGTCTTTTATTTCATACGACCTGGGTTTACATTAGGTTTCAAATCAAAATTTCCACTCCCGATCTAACACACTATATAGATAGGAATCACGCCATCCTTCCTTAAGCCGGATATGCTCCCGGATTCTGCCTTCCCTGACCATACCTATTTTTCCTAAAACTCTTGCGGAAGCTTTGTTTCTGGGATCGCACGTAGCAAAGATCCGGTGAAATCCAAATTCCTTAAATCCCCAATCTACTATTAATCTAGTAGCTTCCGTTGCATAGCCCTTTCCCCAATAAGAGGGATTGATAACATAACCTATTTCTGCCGTGCCATATTTCTCGTCTGTGATAGTTAATTCGACGGATCCGATTAAATATCCATTACAGATAATAGCTAGAGAAAATCTGCTTCTAGGGTGTTTATCTATATCCGCTAAAGCTTGATTAATAAATTCCTTTGTTTCATCTGTAGTATTTGGTCCCCATACCTGGTATTGGCACACTTCATCACGTGACGCGTATATATGGACCTGCTGCCAATCATTACTAGTAAATTCCCTAAGATATAGCCTTTTACTATTTGTCTTTATATTCATTTTCTTCCCCTATCCAATCTTTTTATCTATTATTCCTACTTCTCCTAACAATGAAGAATATAATTAGACCAATACAGCCTAATACGATAAGTAGCGGCAAATTCCCGATAAGAAAAACAACTAATCCCGAAAGAACCGAGATGATAAAGTTGATGCTTTTCAAAAACTGTTGTTTCGTTTTTTCCCACGTATTTAATTCATCCTCACTTATTCCAGAAAGTTTCACATTATTTTCTTCTATTTGAATAGTAACCGTCGCTAGGTCGGTTTTATTCCGCAGATACTTCATCCGCCCTGTTATTTCCTCAATCCCTCTTTGAACCTTGGCTAAATCCTCAGAGATAGATAGAAGATCTTCTGTTTTCTCGGCTTGTTCCATGAAAGAAATTAGTCGTTTTTCTACTACATGTTTGGATTTTAAGCGGGATTTCAGATCAATGTATTCCTCTGTCACGTCTTGCCCTGATACAGAACTTTCCAGGACTTTGCTACTGCCTTTCTCCACAAACTGAATAAAGCTTTGAAACCCATCCTGTGGAATTCGTGCAGTTAATTGACCATTGGTAGATCCTTCCTCAGTATCACCGTACCTATTTGATTCCACAATATATCCACCACGATCAGTCACCTGTGTTTGAATATCATGTAACGCGTTTTTAAAATCTTTAACTTCGATACGCAGGTTGGCGGTATAAATAATTTTTCTATTCACCTGGGTTAATTGATCTTCCTTAGAATTCGCGTCTTTCTCTTCGGAGCTATTTCCCTGTTGCCCATTTTCAATATCGTTTGTTCCTGTATTAGAATCTTTACCCTCCACTGTTACCTTTTCTTCTGTACTTACGGCAGCTTTATCGGCGGAATCACTCATACTCTTCTCTTCATTACTGCACGCTCCCAAAAAGACGCTGAAACTAAGTACAACCACAATGGACAACCACTTTTTCACCTTGACCACCCCAACTGTCACTTTCCCCCAAAAGTATAAAATCTTATAAGGAAAAAATTGTATTTTATGGTATAGACAATATTTACAGAGAAAAATTCCGTATTCTACTTACGGTAAACAACCCTGGTGTCACAAATCATATCGTGCAGTGCCTTCTTTTCCTCGTTCCATCCAGCCATCATAAATCCGATTAGAAGTGTTATTGCGGAGATGAAGTACGCAAAATACCTCCCAACAGATTTCCATAAACTTATTTGTGATCCATCCACATTTAACACTTGAATTCTGCAAATCATTTTACCGGGCGAACCCTTATATTTACTTGCAGTGAAGAAAATAATAAATATTACCGGGTACAGTAAATTGACAATAGATTCAGATGTCGAATCGGTTGTATTCCTATTTATATTATTGAAAAACTCCTGATCATTTAAGATTAAGGCGATAACTAACGTCAATGCGAATGAAATCAAGCCATCTACTAAAGCGGCCAAAAATCGAATCCAAAATCCGGCCGGTTTATAATCTATCATTGAAAAAACTCCTTTTATTCCCTATGCTTCATTTTTTCATCTATACATATGTTATGATGAGTTTCCTGAAAACAACACTCCTTATTCACTATTCGACATGTAGGTATAAAAACCTGCAAAAAAACACTCCCATCATAATTTAAAATGAGATTGTTTCGTATTTTACTATTCAAAAAAACCCGGTAAATATAAGGAAATGCTTGGAATATACGCTACTAATAATAGGACAGCAATCATTACAGCGTAAAAAGGCAGCATTCCTTTTGAAGCTTTTTCAATCGGCAGCCTGCCAATTGCCGAACCAACAAATAATACTGAACCGACAGGTGGTGTTACCAATCCTATACCTAATGCTAGAATTAATACGACACCGAAATGAACGGGGTCCATACCTACACTCGTCGCAACAGGCAGTAATATAGGTGTTGCAATTAATATAAGTGGTGCCATGTCCATAACCATTCCAAGTAACAACAGGATTATTACGATCATTAGAATAGTGCTTGCATCATTTGGTGAAATACTTAATAAGCCGTCTGATACCAAAGCAGGAACTTTCAATAGCGCTAATAACCAGCCAAATGAAGAGGAAGCACCAATTAGAAATAGGACCATTGCCAATGTTTTAAACGATCTTTGTAAAATAATTCCCATTCTAACGAGTGGGATTTCCCTGTACACGAAGAATGTGATGATAAATGCATAAAGAGTTCCAATAGCAGCAGACTCAGTAGCTGTGAATAGTCCACTTAATATGCCACCCATAATGATTACGATTGTAAGTAATCCTAACAAGCCATCCCGTATAATTTTAGGTATTTCCTCTTTTTTGACTGGTTCACCCTTTGGATACTTACGCTTTACAGCCATCATATAAGTTAAAATCATTATTCCTATCCCTAGTAACAGACCAGGACCTAACCCACCCATAAAGAGCGCTCCAACTGAGACCCCACCAGCAGCAGTTGAGTAAATAATCATATTATGACTCGGTGGAATCATTACACCTTGTGTTGAGCTTGAAATCGTTACGGAAACGGAATAGTCCGAATCATAACCTTGTTTTTTCATCATTGGAATTAAAACTGACCCTAAGGATGAAGTATCAGCAAGTGACGATCCTGAAATCCCTCCAAAGAAAGTACTAGCCAGAACATTTACCATTGCAAGTCCGCCTCTGACTTTTCCAATAATTACGTTTGCAAGGTTTATTAATCTATTTGAAATTCCACCCTCATTCATTATTTCACCAGCAAGGATAAAGAACGGAATCGCTAACAACGAAAATGAATTTAAACCGCCAACCATTCGCTGCAGAATAGCCGCAGGATCAAATCCCATATACACCCCTGTAACTAAACAGGATATGATAAGGCAAAGGGCAATTGGAATTCTAAATATGAGCAACAGAATAAAACTGCCAGTTAAAATAAATACTTCCATCTTATTCACCCCTCACTTACATCAGTTAGATCCTGATGCATACCTTTTTTAAACAATAATTCAATCCCATATATTGTGATGAACAAGCCCGCTATTGGAATCGATGCATATAAAACACTTGATGGCCAGCCTGTTCCCGGCAAGGTTGACCTGCCCATTAACGTAGTGAATTGCCATCCGTAATAAATCATAAGTACCCCTAAGCCCACTACAATTATTTTTGCTAGATAATCAAACAAATCCTGGACTTTTTCCGGCATGGCATTAACTACAAGGCCTAATGCAATATGTAATTTTTCTTTGAATCCATACGCTATCCCAAGAAAGCTTACCCATACAAAAAGTATTCTTGATAACTCTGTTGACCAGGAAGGGGTGTAGCTAAAAAACTGACGTGAAAAAACCTGGATGATTATGACAACTACCATTACCGCAAGCATAGTTAAGGCAGAAACTAAAAGCAGTCTATCAAGACCACTTTTAATCATTTTTAACGCTTTCATAAAAGTTGCCTCCTAAATTAATTTAGGAAGCGGGATCTCCCGCTTCCTCCCTTACAAAAAAGAATTATATTTATTTTGTCAATTTATCAATCCATTCGCCATACTTATCTCCGTATTTATCATAAATCGGCTGAACAGCCTCCCGCCACGGGGTAATATCGTCTACTTTAATAATTTTACTTCCGTTTTCTTTGACAGTTTTTCTTGATTTTTTCACTAATTCCGCCCACGCCTCACGTTGGACTGGAACTGATTCTAAAGCAGCTTCTCTAAATGCTTTTTTGTCTTTATCACTTAAACTATCCCATAATTGTTGGGATGCTAATAATACTTCCGGAACTCCCTGATAGCCATTGTCTGTAAAATACTTCGCAACTTCATAATGATTTGCAGTGTAATAACTTGGGAGGTTATTTTCGCCTCCATCAATTACTCCTGTTTGGATGGCGGAATAAACTTCTCCGTATTCCATAGGAGTTGCAGAAGCACCTAATGCTTCCACAATATCTATAGCTATTTCGGAATTTTGTACACGAAGCTTAAGTCCTTCCATGTCTTCAGGTGTTTTAATTGGTCGTACAGAATTGTAAAAACTTCTTTCGCCTGAATCATAAAATGCCAGACCAACCAAATTAGATCCTTCAAACGTGCTTAGAAGCTCCTGCCCTACTTCTCCATTTAGCTTTTTCCATTTTTGTTCCTCATCTTCGAATAAGTACGGCATAGATAACACACCGATATCCTCTGAAAACTCTGCTAATGGAACTGCGTTAACCCTTGTTAAATCAATAGATCCCAATTGTACTTGTTCAATTACACTTTTCTCTTCCCCAAGCTGGCCACCAGCATATACTTCTATTTTATAGCGACCATTTGTTTTTTCTTCTACTAGTCTAGCAAATTCTTTAGCCCCAATAGTAGTTGGGTAATCCTCCGGCTGGTTTTCAGCTAACCTTAAGGTAATAGGCTCTTCAGAATCGCCTGAAGTTTTTCCAGAACCACCATCACATGCTGCCAAAACAATTACTAGAAAAATCAAAACAAAAAATAACGATAATAACTTTTTATTCACTTTAGTTCCTCCTTTATTTCAAATTGTGTGGTCATTAAAAGGTGACAACTGTGAAATATTCACTCCTGTTTAATTACTTTGTTTACCATCCAAATTAATTAAAACTTTGCAGTTACTTATCCTTTATAACCGAAATCTAGTTAACCCACGCTTCCTCAATTCGTGGGCTGCATATTTCGGCTAACCGTCATGTGTCTTATTTTCCGTACTTACATTACCTGTGAATTATCATCATCCTTGTTTTCTTTCATCTTAACTTCTGCAATTGACCTTTGAATTTCTTTCATTTTCTTGTCATCTAATTTATAAAATTTCATTGCGGTTAATGATATAACCAGCATAACTGCCGGTAAACCGAACGCTAATATTAATGTCATGACGAACAAAGGAGTTGTTAATTCATCGGTTACAGTTGGAAACTCTGAACCAAACCCGATGATAGCCACTCCTAGCCCAACTATTGCTGGTGCCAAGGATGTAACTAATTTATCAATAAAGGAAAATAAGGTACCTAACATCCCTGGTATATAGCGTCCTGTTTTAGATGTTTCGTAGTCAGAAACGTCTGCAATCATTGGGTTTACAAGCGAGCTTGGGATACCCCCAAATGAAATGGCCATTGTATATAACACGGTAAATATCACAATGGGTATCCCAATGCCCCCAGATATTGTTGTCGGATCATTCATTATTAAAAATAATCCAATCAAACCGATTAGCGAGAACAATGCTATCCAGGTTGAGCCCATAAATGCACTTCTCATACCTAGCTTCCTTGCATATGCAACTACTATAAATGTTATGATTAAAGTTGGTGCAATGGTAATTAATGAAATTGATCCACTCAACCCATAATCACCCATCAAAATTCCAAATATCATGACTGCAACCACTGAATAGCGAATAAGCATAAAGGCCAGTTTATCAACAGTAGTTGCTGTTATTAACATTTGTAATGGCCGGTTCTTTTTTAAAATTGGCCAGTAGTCACGAAATCTTGTATTTACAGTTTTCTCTGCCAATCCATAATATTCTTTACGGTCTTTTCCGGAAATACCGATTACGGCTAAAATCGTACATATACCGGCAAAAATAATAGCGTATGTATTTAATTCCGTGAACAATGCCATGGTAAAGTCACCGTATTTTGCAATCAGATAAGAAGCAACAAATACTTGGCCTCCAGTAAATATTAGAGCATTATATGAAGCATCAAAAACACTATAAAGTGGGCGTTGTTTGGGATCATTCGTCAACACCGTTTGAGCTGCTTTCGTTACCGTGGTTTGCAGTGTATAGCCAATAATATAAATGGCATACATAACAATAAAGAAAATGAGTTGAAATGATTGTGGAAGTAAATGAGTTACATTGTACATAATCAGTATCGAACCTGCTAAAATCACGTTCCCTATAATCATAAATGGTCTAAATTTGCCGAAATTAGATTCCGTTTTGTCTACAATAAAGCCGACAATAGGATCCGTAATACCGTCAAATATTCGCATTGCTGTTAAAACAGTACTTACAGCCACAACTGCGAGCCCAGCTATTCCAGTGGCATAATATGTAACAAACGTTAAGATAAACATATAAAGATTTGTTGCGGTATTGTTTAATGCAAAAAAACCAATCTGCCATATTTTTGCTCTGTTATACTCCTGATCACTTTCTGTTGTTGTGCTTGCCATAATGCCTTTCCCTCCCCATTTTCCGATAAATTTAATGTTTGATAAATCATAAACCGCTTACATTTATTAATATGTTTTAAAACGCATGTTTATTTTGTTTACCAAACAAACTATTAACTTAAATACTATGATAAATGTAAGCGCTTAAAATAGCAAGACCTTTTTAGAAAATTACCAAAACAAATAAAGAACCGTACACCCATTTAATTATTGGGCATACAGTTTCCTTTATTCTGATACGTTAACAGCCTTCTCCTGCGCTATTAAACACAGTTCTGCCGCTTTAAATGCGTGCTCTTGTGTCATCGCCTTTTCCGTGCGATTCATACAATCCTTAATTAATTCTCCAAAAAAAGGGAAGCCAACCTTGCCCGATAGTTCGTAATGTTTCTCGCCTTCTTTGTTCACGAGGTAAAGATGGTCACCAGTATCTTCTTCCCTTGCTACATCGACATATTTACGAATCTCAATCGTCCCCTCTGTTCCAGTAATGAAGGTCCGTCCATCTCCCCAAGTACGTAGTCCATCAGGAGTAAACCAATCCACCTTAAAAATTTGCGTTGCACCATTATTTCCTAGTAATGTTGCATCACCGTAATCTTCTAATTCTGGATGGTCAGGGTTATTATAGTTACCCACCTTACTGTGCAGGATCTCGGCATCCTCACAACCCGCATAATATAAAAATTGTTCAATTTGGTGGCTGCCAATATCGCATAAAATTCCACCATATTGTTCTTTATTGAAAAACCAATTCGGGCGGCTTGAGGCATTTAAACGATGTGGTCCAAAACCTGTGACCTGGATCACTTTCCCAATTGCACCATCATTAATTAAGTCACCCGCAAATACAGCACCCTCCACATGTAACCGTTCACTAAAATAGACCATATACTTTTGCCCGGTTTTTTCCACCACGCGCTTGGTTTCTTCTAATTGGGCCATCGTGGTAAATGGTGTCTTATCTGTAAAGTAATCCTTTCCAGCTTCCATTACTTGATTGCCAAGCGCACTTCGCTCTGATGGGATGGCTGCCGCTGCTACTAGTTTAATTGTTTCATCATTCAAGATTTGCTCCAAAGAATCTGCTGCCTGAACTTCAGGGAATTCTTTAACGAAGTCTGCTACCTTTTCTTTGTCTGGGTCGTAAACCCACTTCAATGTGGCGCCCGCTTCAACTAAACCATTGCACATGCCATAGATATGGCCATGATCAAGTTCTGCTGCGGCGATTGGAAATTCTCCTTCCTTTACAACCGGATTGGGCTTTCCTTTTGGTGCATAATTCATACCGTCCTTACTCATGTTCTGAACACTCCTTGATTGTTATTTCATTCCCCAGGCTTAAAACCAGTCCGCATAACCTAGTTCTTTTAAGTTATCTGCTGATAGTTTCAGACAATCAAATGGATCCCGTCCATATGTATCATCCTGTTCAATTAGGAAATATTGTGCCCCACTTTCAAGACCAGCATCTATAATAGCCTTCATATCAAGATTTCCTTCACCGACTTCTGCAAATTCAATCAGATTTGTGAATTTATTGAAAAACTTATCCATATCGTTTAAATCTTCTTCGTTTATATCTAAATTACCAATACGATAATCCTTTAAATGCAATAACGAAATACGTCCTTTATACTCTCCAATAAACTGTACTGGATTTACCCCAGCCCGTTGGATCCAATGAACATCCAATTCAAAACCAAGCTTAGTTGTATTATTTTTAATCAAATCTAACAAATATTCTCCTTCGTATTTTTGAAATTCAATATGATGCGTATGATAATAAAGGTTAATTCCCTGTTCAGCTAATCTTTCGGCCATTACCTCAGCTCTAGCAATGAAGCCAAGAATCTTATCTTTATCACCCATAATATTTAATGGAAGCATTCCAATACGCAGAAAGTCACATTCCAGTGTCTTACAGTCATTAACAATTTTTTCAAAGTCATTTGTTAACGTCTCTCCCGGAGCACCTGGCATCATTGGCTCTAAAGGAGCGGACATTGCGGCAATTTTAATATCAAAGTCAGTACTTGCCCTTTTTAATTCCGCTACATTTTCTTCTGTCATTGGAATTTGTGATACTTCCACTGCACCAAAACCTAATTCGTGTAACTGTTTCATCGTTTCATAAGCGCCAAGTTCTTCCACTTTACCCTTAAGCATCATCATTTGCACACCAATTTTACCTTGTTTCATTGATATACCTCCATTTTTATTTCTTGTTTAATATCTGAAGATCTGCGAATCGTACTAATCATTTCCATGGATATTTGAGCATCCTTTATGTGGATATAATCCTGGGAATCATTTTCGATACATGTATAGAAGTGATTAATTAATTTTGCGTGACTGGCACCGTAATAAAACTTTGATCCAGGAAGCCTGGCATCTTCAATTATCTTTTCTTTGATACCGCTATCGTTTACTTTCGTTAAGATACTGTCTTTAACCGTCAGTTTTCCTTTTTCTAACATAACCTGCAGCTCAACACTGGAATTTCCTGCATTCGTATTCGTTGCAAAAAATAACCCTGTGGCGCCGTTAGTAAATGTAATATTGGCAACAGCAGTATCCTCAACCTCATAGCCATAATCAAATAAATTATCAATCGATCCCCTAATTGTTTTAACTTCCCCACCTACGAGCTGCATTAAATCCAAGGTGTGGATGGCTTGATTAATCATCACACCACCACCTGCGTATTTCATTATGCCACGCCAAGGTTTCACATCATAATAAGCTTTTGGTCGATACCAGGTCACTAATCCCTTTATTCCAATTACTCCCCCGTATTCCCCGCTTTTGACAATTTCCTGAAGTTTTTCGAACGTCTCATTGAAACGATTCTGGAAGGCAACACATATTTTGATTTCCTCGTGTTCTTTCTCCAAATCTACTAAAGCCATTCCTTCCTCAGCATTTCGTGCCAATGGCTTTTCCTGAAATACATGGACTCCTTTCATTACACATGCTTTCGTTGCAGCGTAATGAAGATGATGTGGCAGGCAAACGTGAACACAATCAAGTGTTTCCCTGTCAAGCATCTCCTGGTAATTAGTATAAAAAACTGCATCTGGTACAGTATCTCTTAATGACTCATCAATATCACACACGGCAACCAATTTGGCATTAGTTCTAGCTTGTATTGCTGGTATGTGAATCTTTGAGATATCTCCGAGTCCAATGACTGCTATTTTAAGCATAAGCTCGATCTCCCTTTGAAAAACTAACCCATAGTCAAACTGACAATGAGTTAGTTTAATTAACTATTATTTTTGAATGGGTTGACGCTTTTCTTCCTCTATCTTTTTGTTTAATTCATTTAGGTAAACATCTTCGTCAACTGGAAGTTCTACTTCTTTCCCTAACCAGCTTGATAGATGGATAGCGTTGGCTAATGCAACACCATTGATACCGTCACTGCCGGGTGCCAGCAAAGGAGTTCCGTCTAAAACGTTTGCTGCAAAGTTTTCCATGACGGCGGTATGCTGTGCACCCCAGACACTTTCAAATTCCAGAACCTCTTCACTGTACACTTCAGACAAATCTCCACCCATGAACACCTTCGCAGCATCTGCCCAGCTCATTGTATCGCTCATTTCCTTCTCTGATTTATGGAGACGCTTAATTGTCACTTTCTTACTGTCGTCAACAACAATCTTTCCTTTATCACCCAAAATTTCAAAACGATCTGTTCCCATAACATCATGTGTGCAAGTAATAAACACACCTGTTGCACCATTACCATAATCAA
This Virgibacillus phasianinus DNA region includes the following protein-coding sequences:
- a CDS encoding DUF4349 domain-containing protein — its product is MKKWLSIVVVLSFSVFLGACSNEEKSMSDSADKAAVSTEEKVTVEGKDSNTGTNDIENGQQGNSSEEKDANSKEDQLTQVNRKIIYTANLRIEVKDFKNALHDIQTQVTDRGGYIVESNRYGDTEEGSTNGQLTARIPQDGFQSFIQFVEKGSSKVLESSVSGQDVTEEYIDLKSRLKSKHVVEKRLISFMEQAEKTEDLLSISEDLAKVQRGIEEITGRMKYLRNKTDLATVTIQIEENNVKLSGISEDELNTWEKTKQQFLKSINFIISVLSGLVVFLIGNLPLLIVLGCIGLIIFFIVRRSRNNR
- a CDS encoding bifunctional transcriptional activator/DNA repair enzyme AdaA; this translates as MNMQRESQISNEYWQAIVENDSSYDDSFFYGVKTTGIFCRPSCKSKVPNRENVRVFKNARLALSANFRPCKRCKPDGLHLPDEDWVQQITEWIEQNYQKRINLDILADNAHGSPYHLQRLFKRVQGISPLEYIQKVRMKQASRLLVTTKKTVAEVGLAVGMPNAAYFVTLFKEKMNFTPTEYRKRFQKGEGVNE
- a CDS encoding GNAT family N-acetyltransferase → MNIKTNSKRLYLREFTSNDWQQVHIYASRDEVCQYQVWGPNTTDETKEFINQALADIDKHPRSRFSLAIICNGYLIGSVELTITDEKYGTAEIGYVINPSYWGKGYATEATRLIVDWGFKEFGFHRIFATCDPRNKASARVLGKIGMVREGRIREHIRLKEGWRDSYLYSVLDREWKF
- a CDS encoding RDD family protein; the protein is MIDYKPAGFWIRFLAALVDGLISFALTLVIALILNDQEFFNNINRNTTDSTSESIVNLLYPVIFIIFFTASKYKGSPGKMICRIQVLNVDGSQISLWKSVGRYFAYFISAITLLIGFMMAGWNEEKKALHDMICDTRVVYRK
- a CDS encoding methylated-DNA--[protein]-cysteine S-methyltransferase gives rise to the protein MNRISKGIISWSLFEYQNWQFYLAATSKGLCYVGSPNSPFDELKNWVMYHFPQDELKKTTTMLEPCKTEFREYLQGKRETFTFPVDIRGTEFQQKIWHTLNQIPYGATYTYTQIAELAQRPSAVRAVGTAIGANPVLISVPCHRVIGKNGKLTGYRGGLEMKKQLLHLEKKL
- a CDS encoding Bax inhibitor-1/YccA family protein, whose protein sequence is MRTANPALSNKSFRVRNEGTSTMTIQGTANRTFVLFLALFVSAAYTWNQYFSGNDSVVTGMLILGLIAGFILALITIFIPKVAPFTSIPYALAEGLVIGAISGMYELQFHGITIQATVLTFGVMLVMLFAYKTRLVKVTKKFRLGVICATGAIMLAYLATFIMRFFFGMSDVLYLHNSGPIGILISVGIVIVAALNLVLDFDFIEKGSNRHAPKYMEWYGAFGLMVTLVWLYLEILRLISKIRR
- a CDS encoding DUF3951 domain-containing protein, with translation MELLPYSSAIFIFVMVVLVCIIAFKIFVKKERPDNSYTPFDHIAGQAEDEFHEKQEEKEIDDKEK
- a CDS encoding DNA-3-methyladenine glycosylase family protein, whose protein sequence is MKDFEDHIGFIRIFAPKEFSFSENLKYLSRSTNECLFTIADNKIYRALPIEDVTPLVEISGETETIIHVRFFGNTTPDQKAVREKVAEYIQEWFDLKTNLLPFYELAETDPLLHQPVDNFYGLRVIGIPDLFEALAWGILGQQINLTYAYTLKRRLVEYFGRYKEWDGVRYWIFPEPGVIAKLSVEDLSNMRMTVKKSEYLIDVANLITNKELSKEKLMKIRDFKKAEKILVKIRGIGPWTANYVLMRCLHYPSAFPIDDVGLHNAIKLILDLEKKPSKKEILKLSSAWTGWESYGTFYLWRMLY